One Hugenholtzia roseola DSM 9546 genomic window carries:
- the crtD gene encoding 1-hydroxycarotenoid 3,4-desaturase CrtD, giving the protein MNQEKKKALVIGAGIGGIAVSVRLALKGFEVEVFEANAYAGGKLSEFWLEGYRYDAGPSLFTLPENVEEIFLLAGRKPSDYFRYQALDPVTKYFWDDGTRLYAHAQKEKFADEVAQKLGEKKDTILKFLAESKIKNDLVGELFLKRSLHKSSTFLNRKALKAILKIHKLDAFRTMHQANFATFEKPKTVQIFNRYATYNGSSPYLAPATLNIIPDLEFGKGAYLPEGGLFSITKSLLQLGEELGVKYHFGSPVTQILLENNAKNKNRIKGIKVGEKTIAAEVVVSNMDIVQTYRKLLPHFPAPEALLEQPKSSSALIFYWNMNKKFPELDVHNIFFSNDYEKEFREIFKNKTIIDDPTVYIFISSKKIPTDAPAEGENWFVMINVPHNDGSQDWDTLIAKARENILQKLEKNMIEAVRPHLIAERILDPRSIEARTSSFGGALYGNSSNNRYAAFLRHANFSQTVQNLYFCGGSVHPGGGIPLVLSSAKIVADLVN; this is encoded by the coding sequence ATGAACCAAGAGAAAAAAAAAGCCCTTGTCATAGGGGCTGGTATCGGTGGAATTGCGGTTTCGGTGCGTTTGGCACTCAAAGGTTTCGAGGTGGAAGTCTTTGAAGCAAATGCCTATGCAGGGGGCAAATTGTCCGAATTTTGGCTTGAAGGGTATCGCTATGATGCGGGTCCTTCGCTTTTTACGTTGCCCGAAAATGTGGAAGAAATTTTCCTTTTGGCAGGGCGCAAGCCGTCGGATTATTTTCGCTACCAAGCCTTAGACCCCGTTACGAAATATTTTTGGGACGATGGCACTCGCCTCTATGCACACGCACAAAAAGAGAAATTTGCAGACGAAGTAGCACAAAAATTAGGCGAAAAAAAAGATACAATTTTAAAGTTTTTAGCGGAAAGCAAAATAAAAAATGATTTGGTAGGCGAACTTTTTTTAAAGCGTTCTTTGCATAAAAGTAGCACTTTTTTAAATAGAAAGGCACTCAAAGCCATTCTCAAAATTCACAAATTAGATGCTTTTCGCACCATGCACCAAGCTAATTTTGCTACCTTTGAAAAGCCTAAAACCGTACAGATTTTTAATCGTTATGCTACCTATAATGGCTCTTCGCCCTATTTAGCACCTGCTACGCTCAATATCATTCCCGACCTCGAATTTGGAAAAGGAGCATATTTGCCCGAAGGCGGACTTTTTAGCATTACCAAAAGCCTGTTGCAGTTGGGTGAGGAATTGGGGGTAAAATACCATTTCGGTTCGCCCGTAACTCAAATTTTATTAGAAAATAATGCTAAAAATAAAAATCGTATCAAAGGCATAAAAGTTGGAGAGAAAACGATAGCGGCAGAGGTAGTGGTATCGAATATGGATATTGTGCAAACGTATCGAAAACTGCTACCCCATTTCCCTGCGCCCGAAGCACTTTTGGAGCAACCAAAATCCAGCTCGGCTCTTATTTTTTATTGGAATATGAATAAAAAATTTCCCGAATTAGATGTTCACAACATATTTTTCTCAAATGATTATGAAAAAGAATTTAGAGAAATTTTTAAAAATAAAACTATCATAGACGACCCAACAGTTTATATTTTTATCTCTTCTAAAAAAATCCCGACAGACGCACCTGCCGAAGGTGAAAATTGGTTTGTGATGATAAATGTACCTCATAACGACGGCAGTCAAGATTGGGACACACTCATTGCAAAAGCAAGGGAAAATATCTTACAAAAATTAGAAAAAAATATGATAGAGGCTGTTCGTCCGCACCTGATTGCCGAGCGAATTTTAGACCCGCGCAGCATAGAAGCGCGTACTTCTTCTTTTGGCGGTGCTTTGTATGGCAATAGCAGCAACAACCGCTATGCCGCTTTTTTAAGGCATGCCAACTTTTCACAAACGGTTCAAAATCTCTACTTTTGTGGAGGAAGCGTACACCCTGGCGGCGGTATTCCCCTTGTCCTTTCTTCGGCTAAGATTGTAGCCGATTTGGTGAATTAG
- a CDS encoding DUF937 domain-containing protein, protein MIDQIISLAQKELGATLQSQAGLNATQAEKSIEVAQDSLTETVKEEAINGNLGDLLSLFNGNAPLNMQNPTIQRLTKNFSHTVAEKVGVEPQTAEKVAHIVVPFLMQKFASKETGTAENEKSLLDMMGMDSGSLLSNVGNILGSFLGGDKKDGGGLSGFFK, encoded by the coding sequence ATGATAGACCAAATCATTAGTTTAGCACAAAAAGAATTGGGCGCAACGCTACAATCGCAGGCGGGACTCAACGCAACGCAGGCTGAAAAGTCGATTGAAGTAGCGCAAGATTCACTCACCGAAACGGTGAAAGAGGAAGCCATCAATGGCAATTTGGGCGACCTTTTGAGCCTTTTCAATGGCAATGCGCCTCTGAATATGCAAAATCCAACAATCCAACGGCTGACCAAAAATTTTTCTCATACCGTAGCCGAAAAAGTAGGCGTAGAGCCGCAGACAGCGGAGAAAGTGGCGCATATTGTCGTGCCTTTCCTGATGCAAAAGTTTGCTTCTAAGGAAACAGGGACGGCTGAAAATGAAAAATCCTTGCTCGATATGATGGGTATGGATAGCGGCAGCCTGCTCTCGAATGTGGGCAATATCTTGGGTTCGTTTTTAGGTGGCGATAAAAAAGATGGCGGCGGTTTGTCGGGCTTTTTCAAATAG
- a CDS encoding TlpA family protein disulfide reductase has translation MKKLWFICLLSLISVAKAQKTTVSFSLPETEKWQLSRAPHALHYHPAIPELSDTVFFEKRGNNLWEATFEGEKMPQTWYLNGEKVMFYFFVQADEKISIRVGEDGVVSFESGKWQAQNQYFHKQNDILQATLSDLYPKEPKDFVKNLYQLQAKRLENYHTTFPKPDSLFDDFMQIYFQVETNQSLGAYPFFHNRSTGKVEMVREMPDAYLDTFPLVKPSKYDFYPYSVIISELRSSYTRDCKQHTLKNKPITVLDSDKKYNYFLCNYQNLNQITSEKLRKLCLQNFLASSLRMWEWQDERFVALAQLTLEELKKLGITEKEATFFKVKFANYQSLSAGKPFPDFSFLDKDEKRVTLESLKGKVVLVDFWATWCAPCVAEFPHSKKLMQTFENQEVVFLNICIDSNQADWEKMLTAHQLGGVQVFVSPEESLLLRKNYQISGIPHYFLLDKNGIILKNKTIRPSQNAAELIEKALE, from the coding sequence ATGAAAAAATTATGGTTCATTTGCCTTTTAAGTCTGATTTCGGTAGCGAAGGCACAAAAAACTACCGTTTCGTTTTCGCTGCCTGAAACGGAAAAGTGGCAACTTTCACGCGCTCCGCACGCGCTACATTATCACCCCGCCATTCCCGAACTTAGCGATACTGTTTTCTTTGAAAAAAGAGGGAACAACCTTTGGGAAGCCACTTTCGAGGGCGAAAAAATGCCACAAACTTGGTATTTGAACGGGGAAAAAGTGATGTTTTATTTCTTTGTCCAAGCCGACGAAAAAATTTCAATTCGTGTAGGGGAAGATGGCGTAGTAAGTTTTGAAAGTGGTAAATGGCAGGCGCAAAATCAATACTTTCACAAACAAAACGACATTTTGCAAGCCACACTTTCCGACTTATATCCAAAAGAACCCAAAGATTTTGTAAAAAATTTGTATCAACTACAAGCAAAAAGGTTAGAAAACTACCACACAACCTTTCCCAAACCCGACTCTCTTTTTGACGATTTTATGCAAATTTATTTCCAAGTAGAAACAAATCAGAGTTTAGGGGCGTATCCTTTTTTTCACAATCGCAGCACAGGAAAAGTAGAGATGGTGCGCGAAATGCCCGACGCTTATTTGGATACCTTTCCATTGGTAAAGCCTTCTAAGTATGATTTTTATCCTTATTCAGTTATTATTTCTGAACTTAGAAGCTCTTATACTCGCGATTGCAAGCAGCATACTTTGAAAAATAAGCCCATTACGGTTCTTGATAGTGATAAAAAATACAACTATTTTTTGTGTAATTATCAAAATCTAAATCAAATTACATCTGAAAAGTTGCGCAAACTCTGTTTGCAAAATTTTCTTGCGTCGAGCCTTAGAATGTGGGAGTGGCAAGATGAGCGATTTGTCGCCCTTGCACAACTTACGCTCGAGGAGCTAAAAAAATTAGGCATCACCGAAAAAGAAGCCACTTTTTTTAAGGTAAAATTTGCAAACTACCAAAGCCTTTCGGCAGGCAAACCCTTCCCCGATTTTTCTTTTTTAGATAAAGACGAAAAAAGGGTAACCTTAGAAAGTTTGAAGGGAAAGGTGGTCTTGGTAGATTTTTGGGCTACTTGGTGCGCCCCTTGTGTGGCAGAATTTCCACATAGCAAAAAATTGATGCAAACGTTTGAAAATCAAGAGGTTGTATTTTTAAATATTTGCATAGATAGCAACCAAGCCGATTGGGAAAAGATGCTTACGGCACATCAATTAGGCGGAGTACAGGTTTTTGTCAGCCCCGAAGAAAGCCTGCTATTGAGAAAAAACTATCAAATTTCAGGGATTCCACACTATTTTCTGCTCGACAAAAACGGAATCATTTTAAAAAATAAAACCATCAGACCCAGCCAAAATGCCGCCGAATTGATAGAAAAGGCGTTGGAATAA
- a CDS encoding TlpA disulfide reductase family protein, with the protein MKKTTFLFALLISTFFVKAQTATITVKVSNPDEMPNLHVAAHTTHLTSVSGMDSISFKPLSADKTLWQARVPNEKVEQFWYLKAEEMWQPFFCAADDDMEFLIEKNQIILQKGKLKNHTECFNFTDSINSKVWSELALQNADDFTKNLKNYYDSLLDVFEKETQSERTYHNVNDFVRASMQATYLECLYRYPQIRVYLQKMENPTPLPASYYANIPNFEIPNNENIILSDLYLHYITYVYPYKHCKANYLDTNDKKQMADLAQCYFETFKKIENKKIRNLVLLEYLCREAMSYEWNDDYGNQVRNDLFSYIPNLDVSDEEKKRLTEKVAASRLLAAGKPFPDFSFLDKDGKMVTLESLKGKLVLVDFWATWCGPCVSEFPESRKLKEKFANEPVEFVYICIWSEKETWLQAIEKHGLKGLHFFIPENEVEDLRTRYQIQGVPTYYLLDKEGNIITKNVSPSENAAELIEKALE; encoded by the coding sequence ATGAAAAAAACAACCTTTCTTTTCGCCCTGCTTATTAGCACTTTCTTTGTAAAGGCGCAAACGGCTACCATTACCGTAAAAGTTAGCAATCCTGACGAGATGCCAAACTTGCATGTAGCTGCCCACACTACCCACCTGACAAGTGTTAGTGGAATGGATAGCATTAGCTTTAAGCCCCTTTCGGCGGATAAAACCCTTTGGCAGGCACGAGTTCCCAACGAAAAAGTAGAGCAATTTTGGTATCTGAAAGCAGAAGAAATGTGGCAGCCCTTTTTCTGCGCCGCCGACGATGATATGGAATTTTTAATAGAAAAAAATCAGATAATTTTACAAAAAGGAAAACTAAAAAATCATACCGAATGTTTTAATTTTACCGATTCGATAAATTCGAAAGTCTGGTCGGAGCTGGCACTACAAAATGCAGATGATTTCACAAAAAACTTAAAAAACTATTACGATTCTCTGCTTGATGTCTTTGAAAAAGAAACGCAATCGGAACGCACCTATCACAATGTCAATGACTTTGTACGCGCTTCTATGCAGGCTACTTATTTAGAGTGTTTGTATCGTTATCCACAAATTCGCGTTTATCTTCAAAAAATGGAAAACCCTACACCGCTGCCTGCTTCCTACTATGCAAATATTCCAAATTTTGAAATTCCAAACAATGAAAATATAATATTAAGTGATTTATATTTGCATTATATCACATACGTATATCCCTATAAGCATTGCAAAGCAAACTATTTAGACACCAATGACAAAAAACAAATGGCAGACTTAGCGCAGTGCTATTTTGAAACGTTTAAAAAAATAGAAAATAAAAAAATTAGAAATTTAGTTTTATTAGAATATTTATGTCGCGAGGCAATGAGCTACGAATGGAATGACGACTATGGGAATCAGGTCAGAAATGACCTTTTTAGCTACATTCCCAATCTTGATGTTTCAGACGAAGAAAAAAAACGCTTAACAGAAAAAGTGGCTGCCAGCCGTCTTTTAGCCGCAGGCAAGCCTTTCCCCGATTTTTCTTTTTTAGATAAAGACGGAAAAATGGTAACCTTAGAAAGTTTGAAGGGGAAATTGGTCTTGGTAGATTTTTGGGCTACTTGGTGCGGTCCTTGTGTGTCGGAATTTCCCGAAAGTAGGAAATTGAAAGAAAAGTTTGCAAACGAGCCTGTCGAGTTTGTTTATATTTGCATTTGGAGCGAAAAAGAAACGTGGTTGCAAGCGATTGAAAAGCATGGTTTAAAAGGACTTCACTTTTTTATACCTGAAAATGAAGTAGAAGATTTAAGGACGCGCTATCAAATTCAAGGCGTACCGACCTATTATCTGCTCGACAAAGAAGGCAACATCATTACCAAAAACGTCAGCCCCAGTGAAAATGCTGCCGAATTGATAGAAAAGGCGTTGGAATAA
- the gyrB gene encoding DNA topoisomerase (ATP-hydrolyzing) subunit B, with protein MSIENSTEQAQEIEKTAAANSGDYSASNIQVLEGLEAVRKRPAMYIGDTGIKGLHHLIWEVVDNSIDEALAGHCTEINVSVNTDGSLTVNDNGRGIPVDMHPKEGRSALEVVLTVLHAGGKFDKSNYKVSGGLHGVGVSCVNALSKHLHVEVRRGGKLYEQAYSCGAPLYSVREIGTTDSTGTKLTFIPDGEIFPVTTFKYETIANRLRELSYLNAGIKITLQDLRDIDADGNPASDVFFSEGGLREFVSYLDRGKTLLIPNPIYVEGEKNEVPVQVAILYNTSYAENVVSYVNNINTIEGGTHITGFYRALTRALKGYADKNNLVDKKLELSGNDFREGMTAVISVKVAEPQFEGQTKTKLNNSDVAGAVETCVFETLSVYLEENPREAKQLIQKVVLAAQARHAARKAREMVQRKTALGGVGLPGKLADCSEKDAAFCELYLVEGDSAGGSAKQGRDRKTQAILPLRGKILNVEKAQEHRIYDNEEIKNIITALGIRFGEDENGQKILNLEKLRYHKIIIMTDADVDGSHIRTLILTLFFRYMRDLIEKGYIYIAQPPLYLIKKGKQQIYCWNESQREKTVQDLGGESGSLHIQRYKGLGEMNPEQLWETTMNPESRSLKRVDIESAAAADALFSMLMGDEVAPRREFIERNARYAKVDI; from the coding sequence ATGAGCATAGAAAATTCAACAGAACAGGCACAAGAAATAGAGAAAACGGCTGCCGCAAATAGTGGCGACTATTCTGCCAGTAACATTCAGGTCTTGGAAGGCTTGGAAGCTGTGCGCAAACGCCCCGCTATGTATATCGGCGATACAGGAATCAAGGGCTTGCACCACCTCATTTGGGAAGTAGTGGATAACTCCATAGACGAAGCCTTAGCGGGACATTGTACCGAAATCAATGTGAGCGTCAATACAGATGGCTCGCTGACGGTGAATGACAATGGGCGCGGGATTCCCGTCGATATGCACCCCAAGGAGGGACGCTCTGCCTTAGAAGTGGTCTTGACCGTTTTGCACGCAGGGGGCAAGTTTGACAAGAGCAACTACAAAGTTTCAGGCGGTTTGCATGGGGTAGGGGTTTCTTGTGTGAATGCTCTTTCGAAGCACCTGCACGTGGAGGTAAGACGTGGCGGCAAATTGTACGAACAAGCCTATAGCTGTGGCGCACCTCTCTATTCGGTTCGTGAAATTGGGACGACAGATAGTACAGGTACAAAACTTACTTTTATCCCTGATGGCGAAATCTTCCCCGTTACTACCTTCAAATACGAAACGATAGCTAATCGCTTGCGCGAACTCTCTTATCTGAATGCAGGTATCAAAATTACGCTACAAGATTTGCGCGATATAGACGCAGACGGCAATCCTGCCTCTGATGTATTTTTTTCCGAAGGGGGCTTGCGCGAATTTGTGAGCTATTTAGATAGAGGCAAAACGCTTTTGATACCCAACCCGATTTATGTGGAAGGCGAAAAAAATGAAGTTCCCGTACAGGTAGCCATTCTTTACAATACCTCTTATGCCGAAAATGTAGTTTCGTATGTCAATAACATCAACACCATTGAGGGCGGAACGCACATTACAGGCTTCTATCGCGCCCTGACACGCGCTTTAAAAGGCTATGCCGATAAAAATAATTTGGTCGATAAAAAGCTCGAACTTTCGGGCAACGACTTTCGCGAGGGCATGACGGCAGTAATTTCTGTGAAAGTAGCCGAACCGCAATTTGAAGGGCAGACCAAGACCAAACTCAATAATTCGGACGTGGCGGGCGCGGTGGAAACCTGCGTTTTCGAAACCCTTTCGGTTTATTTAGAAGAAAATCCGCGCGAGGCAAAGCAACTCATTCAAAAAGTAGTCTTGGCAGCGCAAGCGCGTCATGCCGCACGCAAGGCACGTGAGATGGTGCAGCGCAAAACGGCGTTGGGCGGCGTTGGGCTGCCCGGTAAATTAGCCGACTGCTCGGAAAAAGATGCCGCCTTTTGCGAACTTTACTTAGTGGAAGGGGATTCGGCAGGTGGCTCTGCCAAACAAGGGCGCGACAGAAAAACCCAAGCCATTCTGCCTTTGCGCGGTAAAATCCTCAATGTAGAAAAGGCACAGGAACACCGCATCTACGACAACGAAGAAATCAAAAACATCATCACCGCCTTAGGCATACGCTTTGGCGAAGACGAAAACGGACAGAAAATCCTCAATTTGGAAAAATTGCGCTATCATAAAATTATCATCATGACAGATGCCGACGTAGATGGTAGCCACATCAGAACCCTTATTCTGACGCTCTTTTTCCGCTATATGCGCGATTTGATAGAAAAAGGCTATATCTATATCGCACAGCCGCCGCTTTATCTTATCAAAAAAGGCAAGCAGCAGATTTACTGTTGGAATGAAAGCCAACGCGAAAAAACCGTACAAGACTTGGGAGGCGAAAGTGGAAGTTTGCATATCCAACGCTACAAGGGTCTGGGTGAGATGAACCCCGAACAACTTTGGGAAACGACCATGAACCCCGAAAGTAGAAGCCTCAAAAGGGTTGATATTGAGTCTGCCGCCGCTGCCGACGCGCTTTTTTCTATGCTCATGGGCGACGAAGTAGCTCCCCGACGCGAATTTATCGAGCGAAATGCGCGTTATGCCAAAGTAGATATTTAA
- a CDS encoding RNA polymerase sigma factor: MESTKNLSCLLSENNLSYEKIYEQYFQMVVRYVQKNSGSYEDAQDLFQDTILVVLKKLKQDDFVLSASLKTYLMAIAKNLWLKRLREQKNRLRFIESNSLSLSEQENSLVQNWIDDERGYWERVQSYMQKVSNHCQNLLNAIFFHNKSIEEVQKEFNYSTRHNAQNQKYKCLEQVRKVKEKDYDEL, translated from the coding sequence ATGGAATCTACTAAAAACTTATCTTGCTTGCTTTCTGAAAACAATCTTTCTTATGAAAAGATTTACGAGCAGTATTTTCAGATGGTAGTACGCTATGTCCAAAAAAATAGTGGTAGCTATGAAGACGCACAAGACTTATTTCAGGATACCATTTTGGTAGTTTTGAAGAAGCTCAAACAAGATGACTTTGTACTTTCCGCTTCTCTGAAAACCTACTTGATGGCGATTGCCAAAAATTTATGGCTCAAAAGGCTAAGAGAGCAAAAAAATAGACTGCGATTTATAGAAAGCAATTCACTTTCTTTATCCGAGCAAGAAAACAGTTTGGTGCAGAATTGGATAGATGATGAAAGGGGCTATTGGGAAAGAGTACAATCTTACATGCAAAAAGTGTCAAACCACTGTCAAAACTTGCTCAATGCCATTTTTTTTCACAACAAAAGCATAGAAGAGGTGCAAAAGGAATTTAATTATAGCACACGCCACAATGCCCAAAACCAAAAATATAAGTGTTTGGAACAGGTTAGAAAGGTAAAAGAAAAAGATTATGATGAATTGTAA
- the hemH gene encoding ferrochelatase — MHTSSVSASSSPVSVSSAKVGVLLVNLGTPNSPSVADVRKYLREFLLDGRVIDINPVARFLLVNGIIAPFRAPKSAKEYRKLWTEKGSPLMFYGVELAEKLQALLPKEYLVRLAMRYQRPSIQEGLDFLQKAQVERIIVFPLFPQYASATTGSVHQRVMEIVSKWQLIPQMTLVDSYPTHPKMIQTFVQNAQKLLAQEQYEHFVFSYHGLPERQLRKASSYCRLGNCCDSLCAENRLCYRAQCFETSRALAQGLGLESHQYSVCFQSRLGKDPWIQPYTEDVVIDLAKRGIKRVLAFSPAFVADCLETTLEVGETYKENFEEAGGEHWQLVESLNTEALWVEAVRDMILEA; from the coding sequence ATGCACACTTCGTCTGTTTCCGCTTCTTCTTCGCCCGTTTCTGTTTCGAGTGCGAAAGTAGGCGTGCTTTTGGTCAATTTAGGCACACCTAACTCTCCTTCTGTGGCTGATGTGCGCAAATATTTGCGCGAATTTCTCTTAGATGGACGTGTTATCGATATCAACCCTGTGGCACGTTTTCTTTTAGTCAATGGTATCATTGCACCCTTTCGCGCCCCCAAGTCGGCAAAAGAGTATCGCAAGTTATGGACAGAAAAGGGTTCGCCCCTGATGTTTTATGGGGTAGAATTAGCCGAAAAGTTACAAGCTCTGCTTCCCAAAGAATATTTGGTGCGTTTGGCTATGCGCTATCAACGCCCAAGCATACAAGAAGGCTTAGATTTTTTACAAAAAGCGCAGGTAGAACGCATTATCGTTTTTCCACTTTTCCCACAATATGCCTCCGCTACAACGGGTTCTGTGCATCAGCGCGTGATGGAAATTGTGTCTAAATGGCAGCTTATCCCCCAAATGACGCTTGTAGATAGCTATCCCACTCACCCCAAAATGATTCAGACTTTTGTACAAAATGCGCAAAAACTTTTAGCACAAGAGCAGTATGAGCATTTTGTTTTTAGCTATCATGGGCTTCCCGAAAGGCAACTTCGCAAGGCAAGCAGTTACTGCCGTCTGGGAAATTGTTGCGATAGTCTTTGTGCCGAAAATCGCCTTTGTTATCGCGCCCAATGCTTCGAAACCTCGCGTGCCTTAGCGCAGGGTTTGGGTCTGGAATCGCACCAATACAGCGTTTGCTTCCAATCGCGCTTGGGCAAAGACCCTTGGATACAACCCTACACCGAAGATGTCGTGATAGATTTGGCAAAACGCGGCATCAAGCGCGTCTTGGCATTTTCGCCCGCCTTTGTAGCCGACTGTTTGGAAACAACGCTCGAAGTAGGCGAAACCTACAAAGAAAATTTCGAGGAAGCAGGCGGCGAACATTGGCAACTTGTAGAGAGCCTCAATACCGAAGCCCTTTGGGTAGAGGCGGTGCGCGATATGATTTTGGAAGCCTAA
- a CDS encoding response regulator transcription factor produces MQKRILLVEDDTTLGFIVEEHLVLAGYQVCWCQTGDMALSHFEAENFDLCIFDVMLPKIDGFELLTTIRKQNTHVPILFLTAKALSQDKIKGLKLGADDYITKPFSLEELILKVEIFLKRTRLPDTPLQMTAQYFILHSYRFEVDNLLLIHLPTQQRRSLTLREGNLLALFCKNANQLLKREAILVAIWGEDDYFAGRSLDVFISRLRKYLSQESLIRLENVPRVGFRLVV; encoded by the coding sequence ATGCAAAAAAGGATACTATTGGTAGAAGATGATACCACTTTGGGTTTTATTGTGGAGGAGCATTTGGTCTTGGCAGGGTATCAGGTCTGTTGGTGTCAGACGGGTGATATGGCTTTGAGCCACTTCGAGGCAGAGAATTTCGACCTTTGTATTTTTGATGTGATGTTGCCCAAAATAGATGGTTTCGAGCTTCTAACTACCATTCGCAAGCAAAATACGCATGTCCCGATTCTCTTTCTAACGGCAAAAGCATTGAGCCAAGATAAAATCAAGGGTTTGAAGTTGGGGGCAGACGATTACATTACCAAGCCTTTTAGTTTGGAGGAGCTAATTTTGAAGGTAGAGATTTTTTTGAAACGGACGCGCCTACCTGATACCCCTCTTCAAATGACTGCCCAATATTTTATCCTGCATAGTTACCGCTTCGAAGTCGACAATCTTTTACTTATCCACCTTCCTACACAGCAGCGGCGTTCTCTAACGCTAAGGGAGGGAAATTTGTTAGCCTTATTTTGTAAAAATGCCAATCAACTTTTAAAAAGGGAAGCGATTTTGGTAGCAATCTGGGGCGAAGACGACTATTTTGCAGGCAGGAGTTTAGATGTTTTTATTTCGCGCCTAAGAAAATATTTGAGCCAAGAAAGCCTGATTCGCCTCGAAAACGTGCCAAGGGTAGGGTTTAGGTTAGTGGTCTAA